The genomic interval taaaataaatagaggatatttgttggattcggtggattatcgcttttaattcacgagtgatcatagaaaatatatattttatatgatcacgagtgaattaaaatcgacattccaccgaaactaacaaattttctttttattttatgtttttttttcacagttcatagacattgtttaagagtttaactcaagaatttcgctgggaaaatgacgtcatttcgtcaaaaaattacggtcatttaacataaacagtgaaaaattatcgataattttcactgataattttcatcgtttgaaacagtgaaattatcagttttaattcactgatatttctctataaaccaccggaaagaataaaataaaggcatgttattaaaacaaatttagaaaaataaatctCCAAGAGGTCAacgaaacagaaaacaaaaacaaactcaaAACAGTATGCATGTGACATTAACATTAAACatatgagcattgttctgagaaaactgggcttaatgcatgtgcgtaaagtgtcgtcccagattagcctgtgaagtccgcacaggctaatcagggacgacactttccgccgaaattggatttttgctaagaagagacttcatttaaacgaaaaatgtcttaCAGCGGAaagtaatctgggacgacactctatgcacatgcattattcccagttttctctgaacgcgactcatataatttcATATTGCACAATTACATAGGGGAATGAGTGAATACGCATATCGCACATCCTAATGTATTCTCAAACTTATGCTGATCAAAATGTATTCGAATCGGGATCGCTATAAAGTGTTCCCATTAAAAATGTCAAACTCACCCAACATACGAGTCAAGTATAAAACGCACATGCAGCATGTAAATAGCGATAACTGACGCAACTTACGAAACGGGCTCCAGTCCGCGGAAGGTGATGATTGTGATAGCCGAGAGCGGGTACTGGATGTGGGATACGTAGCGGGCCCACCGAAGCCACCATGGGATGGTCTGTGTGATGAAACCGCTAAACAGCAACCAGGTCAAGATGCAGGTATTACCAGCAAGCAAAGCGACTTTCATGTTGGAATTCAGCGCGCCGATAAGAAGGCCAAACCCCTGAAATAAGATCTTTACACATTTCATTTGTAAAATTGCTTCTCTTAAATAAAGTCACAGTGCGCACTCTTAAGAGAACTTTAAATTTGCAAGGCTTAAAGCAGCGGATATGTTATCTTCAAGAAGGTATTGACTCAATTGATATAGTTGTAAAAGAATTTTTATAAGTGTATATTAAGgtatattaaataattgtaacTGTTACCTGAGCGCTGATGACACTAAGCAGAAGAATTGGCAAGGTCATGAAGAACACAGTGACGTCATTCAGGCCAGCCATCCAGTAGACGAACGTGTAGAAAAGTGTTGGCACCACGATCTGAAGAGGCAGCTCGCTAACGGTCCTGGCAAGGTAGTAGGCAGAGAGGCGGTAAGCACCCGCTGAACGCTCTTTGGTTATCAACCCTCGCTCGCTTGGAACTGGTGTTTATAAGGTAAGCAGGCTTATTTAGCTTTCTGTTCCAAGACGGTGAACATACATTATAATAGTTTTTGTTGAATGTGCATATGTATTATAATGTTAACATTGTCACGTGTGTACGTTCCCTTTTTATGCAATTATTGCTGGGCGAAGTATAAGGTTTCGATAGATTTTTATTCGGTTTACATCCCACTGTTTTACAGTGACCGCTCCAAGGCcttgatatttatattgtattgtcaATCGGTCAGCGAAAAAATACGACACGACGCTAAAAGCATTTGTTTATATGAATGCTGTCTCTGGGATATAATTGTTcctatatttcttttaaaaatccCAAACGCTTTCCATCGACTAGTCCAATTGTTCGGTGAATGGACAGCATACTAAACTAAAAATGTATAAGTATAAACTGATCAAAGCGTCTGATTAAAATCTCCAAGCACGGCGAATAGGTATGATGAAACACGTACATAGATAATTAAAATGTGTGCATTCACCCAATTTGAGCAATTTATTTTATAAGGCTTAATTTACTTAATGTTCTTTTGATATTTaagcataatacaatataaaaatataaatataaataaataaatataactattcacgcgatatatatatatcagcattATCAACATAACATAcagttttaatttaaacattaatatctcgttttgttttcatttcaataaaacatttatcTTATACATATAGCCGAGATGGCTTTCAGAACAGGGTTTACattttgaaagtaaaataaaataatgcatttaaaactCTCTACTTACATGTAAGGACCGCCTGTATTGCTGGTTCAAATGTCCAGAAAGTAATGCAGAAAAATATCTACGTTTGAAAAGAAAGAATAATGTATCATACAGATGTTAatgattatataacataaaatgctAACAACGATACAATCTTTATTTTTAATGCATAAAACATAAAGGTCAAAGCATGGGTCTATAGGATGATAATTATCTTCAACCGACTTTCACATTTACCCCCGATTACTGGGATATAATGCCTCCGGTAacattcggcgcagtatgcagccaagGCACATTGGCATATTTCACTCACGGGTACACATTTATACTCCCTGGTGATGGAGCAAGCGTGGGATACAGACCACAGTCACACTTTATGTAACATTATACGTAATCGCTACCCGcattcatttgagttataaatatcAAAGATATCGAGATTTTTTTAAGCTCGATCATGTATTTTATAACGATTACTGGTTTCTTTGATTAGGTTGAGAAGATTATTTACCAAACTAGGCAAGTTTGCAATATTCTAATACGAATGGTAAAAGTTTACGTACCAGTCCCATCCGATCTCTCAATACTTCCGCAGTCTTAGAAATCTGGAAAAAGAGAACTCCAGCTATTGCGGCCAAGATTGCGAAATGCACCATGTCGTGAAATTCGAATATCCGGCTCTTTGACTGCTTATAGTTCCGCCATGTTAACATTCGAAACTGCGTAGCAAACCCTGTCGGCCATCTTTGATCACGTGACTCTTGAATATCTAACCCGAGATCATCTAGATCGACGGCGCAATCTCTAGAAACTGTTGGAGAAACAAAGCTTAATTTAATCCAAAAGGTTTTGTTTGTCGAAAAATATCTTTATATTACTTCAATAGTTCCCCAAATATAAATGTCCAAATAGACACACACAATGCAACACCGTATTTTTTAATGCGACCTCTGTACAAAACACACTGTTTGTCATGAACAGTATAACAAATTAATTAGTAAAATATGAACAGCTTActcataacataaaaaaaatttgCCCCGGTCCCTCGGAAAACCGGCGTTACTGCATGAGTGTAAAGCATAGTCCAAGATCTAAAGTAATCTGTGGCAATACTTTACCAAAAGGtattaaatacgtttttttcAGAGCGCGGATCTTTTGTATTACATCGTTTTGATTGAAGAGGAACCTGGCTCCCATGCATCGCTTCGGGATCTGCTTTTTCGATAGCTGATAAGTCGGGAACAAACGCTTTGTTAGTAAGGCCTTCAGTAATTTCCAGTTTCTTAAGTGGTGCGTTAAACCTGAAAGATAAACACAAACTGAATTGAACCAACAAATACACTAGTGTCTATCTTCTTTCCAGAGTGCCTGTTTAGAAATCATCATCAATAAGCTTATATACGAGAAAGCAATTGAGTCGAGTTTGTGTACATACAAAAAAAGTAATGCTGAAGAACCTGCGAGTCAACAACTGCTTGTTGAAGAAAAATGAACAACATTGTGGTACGGTCAGAAATGAACACACTGACGCCATCATGCCGTGAACAAGTTTGATAACTCACGTTTGATAGGACTCTGCATTCGCTTTAATCACTTCTTCAAGCTTTTCTGTCGATTCCTTCATCACTTCAACTGAAACACATGACGATAACTTTTGAAAATTGTAAAGCCGGGATCACCGCCATGAACGTAAAAGGCAAATTATTGGTGTTTTGAACCAGTtttcaaatgttattaaattttcttaagcAAGCTTAACTAACAGTCATGTTTTTAAGCACACTTCGTTATTTACGTGAAAAATCTTAATTTCACAATATCGGAATTCGTGAATCATAAAGAAAAATCATCCTGAACGATACTTACTCAGAAAATCTGCTGGGTTATAGAGCGGATCACATTTGAAGCCAAACCTGCCGAGGAAATCTAACGGCGATCCGTGCGCTTTTCCGAAATAAGCAACCTGTAGAGAAAATGATTGGGGCATCGCATAAATGTATACACATATTGTAAACACACCAATGATCTGTAATAACGTTTCTTAAATCTGGTGTAACTCCTATTTTTGTGTTCTTGTTTGTTAGTCAGGAATGATTTCGGTCAATGAAACATCTTTATGTCAGTACGGGTAAAGAAATGTATAATGTCATTCATTGCCGTAACTTCTATGGCAGTGGCTTTTAAAACGGTACTTGATTTTCAATGATTCCACTGTTCACGTTCTAAGAAGATCTAGCATACGCATTATTCAAATATACTGACCTCTCCGCGTGTGAGTAGCAGCAATGTGTCAAACAGGTGATATGTCTGACTGGACGGCTGGTGAATGGTAACCAGGATGGTCTTGTTGAACGTCACGGCAAAGTCCTTCAGTTGCCTCACCAGCTTAAGGGATGTGCTGGAGTCGAGACCGGATGTGGGCTCCTGTATCACACAAAGGAGGATGCTTTGTCTCAAAATTGTACTAGAATTAAACATtgtgaatgcaaaagcattgttAGCAATAAGCAGATGTTTTATTAGTACTGTTTTGTGAGATTCAACTGTTGCAAACAATGGAAAGGGAAGGTGTCCGAAGGTTCAAGGGGCATTCTACGAATTCAGGAGGCTGTGCTTTAACAAACATTAACGGACAGAAAGACACACTGACATTCAAAGAAGCAAAGTAAAGAAGTATtcaaaaaatttaaaaacaatacaatcttATCATTTTAAACGTAGGAAATCAGCCGACAGAAGGAGAACAACACAGATTAAATTTCACTTTATAAGCGCTTACATCGAGCAGAAGGATGTCGGGATCGGTGAGAAGCTCGCAGGCTACACTGGCGCGCTTCTTCTCTCCCCCGGATAGACCCCTTGTGAACATGTCACCCATCACTTGAAACGGACACAAAAGCTTAAACATAACATACGAAACAAACATTACGAAAACATGGCGTCATGAATGGGTGTCTTCTGGAACCAGCACATGTTGATCGGGTCAACCGTACCCTCATATATGCCATCTCACATTACAAATGACCCTTATCGTTAATCAACAGTGGGAAGAAAATGCTGAActggatatacatgtatttgttcggACTTCAAAGTCTGATACGAGGGAGCATTGTAAGAATTTACTTTAATAGTCCAGTTTCTCGCGACATTTCATGTAATACTGCATACaataatacaagttatttttatttattgtcagTTTATAATCCCATAAATCGATATTCTAAGCATTGACTCTGTCATGTGCGAAGACGGGTCAAGTATTAAACatgtatcttttttattgtaaCAACTAATTCTATCATTAAGAGAATAATGCGTGCATTTTGTTTCCATTCAAGTAAGTACAATACGATAATACCAATTCGTACATTTAAATATCCTTATTGCATAAATACCCCTAAAATTATCGAGTAATTAACGTAAGCGGGGGAGATATGACATTCTGACAATCAAGGGAGACTACGATAAGGAAACGAAAACCTGTATGCAGGCACTTCCGGATGTCCAGAATGTCGACAATCTCGTTGAGACGTCTTAGCTTCTCCTCTCGACTGAGCCGCTCCGGGAGCCGAATCATGGCGGTGAACTGGAACAGGGTGCGTGTATGTCTATATTGGTGCTTGTCGACGATTCTACATTGTTTAAGTGATATCACGTCGATCGGTTGACCTACCCAGAACTTTTTTCTATGCATTTTGCTTCAGCGGTTAACCGGTGTGTCGGTGCCTCGTGAGGTCCAAATATACCGGGTGCTTAATGATACTAACTAAGTTATCGATtatctttcttttatttttattttttcaaaactgtACACGAgcaaaacatttcatatttattgtttttaaatgcggAACCCAATGGTTTAGCAGACATTCAATAACTCAAAACCTATTACGCGTTTTGGTCTAGCATTTAGAATTTAGCATCATACTATTTTGTTTCTGATATGGAATACTATTTAAAGACTATATCAGAATTTCCTTGCTCGTCAAATGCTAGCTCGTTACAAAGCTTACAGATTTCGGTaggtaaattttatttttacattgagTTCAATGGATTCACATGTCATCCTTCCTCAAGCGCAGCCTTTTAAAACGATTAgaattatatgagtcgtgttctgagaaaactgggcataatgcatgtgcgtaaagtgtcgtcccagataggcatgtgcagtccgcacaggctaatcagggacgacactttccgtcgaaaattgatttttgctaacaagagacttcatttacacgaaaaatgtcataacagcgtaaagtgtcgttcctgattagcctgtgcggactgcacaggcatatctgggaagacactaaacgcacaagcattatgtccagttttctcagaacgcgactcatatcaaAAGAATTACTGTAACGAACTTTAACATACACCTCTTTGATACATAATCTTTTTGTCGAACATAACATTACTTTAGTTTGCGACGATACAAAGATTGAGGAAACGTTCAAGacataatgttaaacaaaatagtTTGCAGTATTAAATCAACATCGTTTTGTAGCGATATGAAACCTACGTATAGTGTTTCCCACAGCGTTAGATTGGAGAAGAAGACGTCATTCTGCAGAACAAATCCAAGACGACGTCTCAGCTGCTTTCCAAACGGCGCCCCGTTCAACGTTATCTTTCCTGACGTAAACGCTTGACGTCCGGCGATTACGTTCATAAGCGTCGTCTTTCCGGAACCTACGTAGTTAGTAATACGAAGTTACCATTCATTTGGTAAAAAAATCACCTTCTCCCACTATTATCACTTAAATAATAGGGAAGGTAGGAATGAAATGgcatgaataaataattaaaatataaattaacattcttgacatagttttatttaatttcaaacttATATTGCGAAAATGGTTGACTGTATCAACAGTGATTTCAGACTTAAGTGTTGATTTGGCGAAAATGACAATAACGTGTATTATATACTAATTCAGGGACTCATGAAATGCTTACTAAGCGTCCCAGTTATATGCCTACAAGAGATTTATAACCTAGTCCACCGCAATGCTCTACAATACCAGAAAACATATCTAATATACATGTTGGAActtgcacgagttgtcatatcataccatatctTATTAACCGAGTTCAGGAATCGAAGATAAAATtgttatcacatgccataccctgtttaccatgtaatataaccattacgaatattttttatcttacacatgtgtaatatactttttaagcgttttcattggcttagttttcgttcgattgaccaatcgcattttgttattttgctgaagtgacgttgcaacgtcaaatgacgtcacaaaatgtaaacaacatttaaggtagcgcacctctaatgggcacatatccaaatataatctaataaattattttcttaatcagcatcatttcactgaactacatgcaaatttgtaggtaggctttccatgctttttaaaaaaatataccgattttttca from Dreissena polymorpha isolate Duluth1 chromosome 1, UMN_Dpol_1.0, whole genome shotgun sequence carries:
- the LOC127834288 gene encoding uncharacterized protein LOC127834288 isoform X3: MKTVSEDNVLSVFGLSLNLKGCDILKKIQFSACSGDLLAVMGESGSGKTTLMNVIAGRQAFTSGKITLNGAPFGKQLRRRLGFVLQNDVFFSNLTLWETLYFTAMIRLPERLSREEKLRRLNEIVDILDIRKCLHTVMGDMFTRGLSGGEKKRASVACELLTDPDILLLDEPTSGLDSSTSLKLVRQLKDFAVTFNKTILVTIHQPSSQTYHLFDTLLLLTRGEVAYFGKAHGSPLDFLGRFGFKCDPLYNPADFLIEVMKESTEKLEEVIKANAESYQTFNAPLKKLEITEGLTNKAFVPDLSAIEKADPEAMHGSQVPLQSKRFSRDCAVDLDDLGLDIQESRDQRWPTGFATQFRMLTWRNYKQSKSRIFEFHDMVHFAILAAIAGVLFFQISKTAEVLRDRMGLIFFCITFWTFEPAIQAVLTFPSERGLITKERSAGAYRLSAYYLARTVSELPLQIVVPTLFYTFVYWMAGLNDVTVFFMTLPILLLSVISAQGFGLLIGALNSNMKVALLAGNTCILTWLLFSGFITQTIPWWLRWARYVSHIQYPLSAITIITFRGLEPVSCNNTAVSSMSKCSDDVNAFITADDILHHAGIALPLHCYISTLAIVCIVVRIAVYISLRVRR
- the LOC127834288 gene encoding uncharacterized protein LOC127834288 isoform X2; translation: MKTVSEDNVLSVFGLSLNLKGCDILKKIQFSACSGDLLAVMGESGSGKTTLMNVIAGRQAFTSGKITLNGAPFGKQLRRRLGFVLQNDVFFSNLTLWETLYFTAMIRLPERLSREEKLRRLNEIVDILDIRKCLHTVMGDMFTRGLSGGEKKRASVACELLTDPDILLLDEPTSGLDSSTSLKLVRQLKDFAVTFNKTILVTIHQPSSQTYHLFDTLLLLTRGEVAYFGKAHGSPLDFLGRFGFKCDPLYNPADFLIEVMKESTEKLEEVIKANAESYQTFNAPLKKLEITEGLTNKAFVPDLSAIEKADPEAMHGSQVPLQSKRFSRDCAVDLDDLGLDIQESRDQRWPTGFATQFRMLTWRNYKQSKSRIFEFHDMVHFAILAAIAGVLFFQISKTAEVLRDRMGLIFFCITFWTFEPAIQAVLTFPSERGLITKERSAGAYRLSAYYLARTVSELPLQIVVPTLFYTFVYWMAGLNDVTVFFMTLPILLLSVISAQGFGLLIGALYSNMKVALLAGNTCILTWLLFSGFITQTIPWWLRWARYVSHIQYPLSAITIITFRGLEPVSCNNTAVSSMSKCSDDVNAFITADDILHHAGIVLPLHCYISTLAIVCIVVRIAVYISLRVRR